Proteins encoded together in one Fimbriiglobus ruber window:
- a CDS encoding HEAT repeat domain-containing protein, giving the protein MSLTDDPLPDLIRTLRNPSADARARAARALGRLGWLAREALPLLVNALSDTDPAVRENAAQAVGQMGPEALPHITGMLSHEDKYVRRNAVWALGKLGPLARGVWSELCTTLRDPDPRTASGAAQALGNMGADAVEAIPALTEAMRGTNIVLCRLASKALSQIGRPALSSLIAHLRHRDPFVRGEAALALGWMGPAATAAVPSLIDALRPPRTTAALRAGPVSVATRTPTTSILNTPPPASPSTDDNSRACAAQALGRIGQAASGAIEALTLAAHDPNEQVRQSALQAIRQIQTT; this is encoded by the coding sequence ATGTCCCTAACAGACGATCCGCTGCCGGACCTGATCCGGACGTTGCGAAACCCGTCTGCCGACGCCCGGGCGCGGGCCGCACGGGCTCTGGGCCGGCTCGGGTGGTTGGCCCGGGAAGCCCTGCCGTTGCTCGTGAACGCCCTGTCGGACACCGACCCTGCCGTCCGCGAAAACGCCGCCCAGGCGGTGGGCCAGATGGGACCGGAGGCACTGCCGCACATCACGGGGATGCTCTCGCACGAAGACAAATACGTCCGCCGGAATGCGGTCTGGGCACTCGGCAAACTCGGCCCGCTCGCCCGCGGCGTGTGGTCGGAACTCTGCACGACCCTGCGCGACCCCGACCCGCGAACCGCTTCCGGGGCGGCCCAGGCGCTCGGCAACATGGGGGCGGACGCCGTCGAGGCGATCCCCGCGCTGACGGAAGCCATGCGTGGCACGAACATTGTGCTGTGTCGGCTGGCCTCCAAGGCGCTCAGCCAGATCGGCCGCCCGGCCTTATCATCCCTGATCGCCCACCTGCGACACCGCGACCCGTTCGTCCGCGGCGAAGCAGCGCTGGCGCTGGGCTGGATGGGCCCGGCCGCCACGGCGGCGGTTCCCAGCTTAATCGACGCCCTCCGACCGCCGCGGACCACTGCGGCCCTGCGGGCGGGTCCCGTGTCCGTGGCCACCCGTACACCCACGACGTCCATCTTGAACACCCCGCCGCCGGCTTCCCCGTCCACCGATGACAACAGCCGGGCGTGCGCGGCCCAGGCGTTGGGGCGAATCGGCCAAGCCGCGTCCGGTGCGATCGAGGCGCTCACCCTCGCTGCGCACGACCCCAACGAGCAAGTTCGCCAGTCCGCGTTGCAAGCAATCCGCCAGATTCAGACCACGTAA
- a CDS encoding GNAT family N-acetyltransferase, translated as MIRVTLESETDALLDIARGTNVFKPIEIDALKEVLDDYHGGYHEYGHRAVTFIQDDKPVGFAYYAPTAMTDRTWHLYWIFVDKSTQARGIGAQLLKYVEEEIIKADGRIFLIETSSLPSYDLTRKFYLKYGYEQAAVIRDFFSDGDDQVIFRKRLSQ; from the coding sequence ATGATCCGCGTGACGCTCGAATCCGAGACCGACGCCCTACTGGACATCGCGCGGGGGACGAACGTCTTCAAACCGATCGAGATCGACGCGCTGAAAGAAGTGCTTGACGACTACCACGGCGGCTACCACGAGTACGGCCACCGCGCGGTGACGTTCATTCAGGACGACAAGCCGGTCGGCTTCGCGTACTACGCGCCGACCGCGATGACTGACCGGACGTGGCACCTCTACTGGATTTTCGTGGACAAATCGACGCAGGCCCGCGGCATCGGCGCCCAGTTGCTCAAGTATGTCGAGGAGGAGATCATCAAGGCGGACGGGCGGATCTTCCTGATCGAAACTTCGTCCCTACCGTCCTACGACCTGACCCGCAAGTTCTATCTCAAGTACGGCTACGAACAGGCCGCCGTGATCCGCGACTTCTTCTCCGACGGCGACGACCAGGTGATCTTCCGCAAGCGGTTGTCCCAGTAA
- a CDS encoding lipopolysaccharide kinase InaA family protein, which translates to MFSHFLRKIGAVVGWAARSRPPTVTTADGLVWEVEPAADTLFGVDGPVPAAWRSSGRMAIVKENAQRTIARVELPGGSVYVKHCRIKTPRAWAREILRPAKARLEFENARLLRDRGVAAIEPLAWGAASHLLPGDSYLITRAQDGAVPFLDVLETSFATTAVAGRRELTRGFAAFVAGLHDAGVVHPDPHPGNFLVEFLSPGTPRFFLADLHAIRFGPPLPWADARANLIVLNRWFQLRATRAVRLRFWLAYVATRRVGGPTDAAALAKDLERATEESNNRFWTARTARYTGNNRDSKRVRGSAASGFAVRDLPPDVVRDWLADPDAVFSRPGVVMLKDSRSSTVAELTVESPTGPRAVVYKRLRLKSWVGVTKNLFRPPPALRSWVVGNGVRDRGLPTARPLAYFQRTRFGMPLTGYLVCDKVPAALELSEAVAALDALAPDARRRVARDWAERLGRLVRLMHDRQVSHRDLKAPNILMAGAATHLATAEPVLIDLVGVTAGKPVPDAVRAAEIGRLSASFYGSPRVTRSDRLRFLRAYLGWNLHGRGDWKRWWVVVDTATRVKVAKNERTGRPLA; encoded by the coding sequence ATGTTCAGCCATTTCCTGCGAAAGATTGGCGCCGTGGTCGGGTGGGCGGCGCGGTCGCGGCCGCCGACCGTGACGACCGCCGATGGCCTGGTCTGGGAGGTCGAACCGGCTGCCGACACCCTGTTCGGCGTCGACGGGCCGGTCCCTGCGGCCTGGCGGTCGAGCGGCCGGATGGCAATCGTCAAAGAGAACGCCCAGCGGACCATCGCCCGGGTCGAACTCCCAGGCGGGAGCGTTTACGTCAAGCACTGTCGGATCAAGACCCCACGGGCGTGGGCTCGCGAGATCCTTCGGCCTGCAAAGGCCCGCTTGGAGTTCGAGAACGCGCGCCTGCTTCGCGACCGTGGTGTGGCTGCCATCGAACCGCTCGCTTGGGGAGCGGCGTCCCACCTGCTCCCGGGCGACAGCTACCTGATTACCCGGGCACAAGACGGCGCGGTGCCGTTCCTCGACGTACTCGAAACGTCCTTCGCAACGACTGCCGTTGCCGGACGCCGGGAATTAACCCGTGGGTTCGCCGCGTTCGTCGCCGGGCTACACGACGCGGGCGTCGTCCACCCGGACCCACACCCGGGCAACTTCCTGGTCGAGTTTCTGTCGCCCGGCACCCCGCGTTTTTTTCTCGCCGACCTACACGCCATTCGGTTCGGCCCGCCTCTACCTTGGGCTGACGCGCGGGCCAATCTGATCGTCCTCAATCGCTGGTTCCAACTCCGGGCGACGCGCGCGGTCCGACTCCGGTTCTGGCTCGCGTACGTTGCCACCAGACGGGTCGGCGGCCCGACGGACGCGGCGGCACTCGCGAAGGATTTGGAGCGGGCGACCGAGGAGTCGAATAACCGCTTCTGGACTGCGCGGACGGCCCGATATACGGGCAACAACCGGGACTCCAAACGCGTCCGTGGTAGCGCCGCCTCCGGGTTCGCCGTGCGCGACCTGCCGCCGGATGTGGTTCGCGACTGGCTGGCTGATCCGGACGCGGTGTTCAGCCGGCCCGGCGTCGTGATGCTCAAGGACTCGCGAAGTTCCACGGTCGCCGAGCTGACGGTGGAATCGCCGACCGGACCGCGAGCCGTGGTCTACAAGCGGCTCCGGCTGAAATCGTGGGTGGGTGTCACCAAGAATCTGTTCCGCCCGCCGCCGGCGTTGCGGTCGTGGGTCGTGGGAAACGGTGTCCGCGACCGCGGGTTGCCGACGGCCCGCCCGCTCGCCTATTTCCAGCGAACCCGCTTTGGGATGCCGCTGACCGGATACCTTGTCTGTGACAAAGTCCCGGCCGCGCTGGAGCTATCCGAAGCTGTGGCTGCCCTCGACGCGCTCGCCCCAGACGCTCGCCGCCGGGTTGCTCGGGACTGGGCCGAGCGACTCGGCCGACTCGTCCGGCTGATGCACGATCGACAGGTCTCGCACCGCGACTTGAAGGCCCCGAATATCCTGATGGCTGGCGCTGCCACTCATCTGGCGACCGCGGAGCCCGTCCTTATCGACCTGGTAGGCGTGACGGCCGGGAAGCCGGTGCCGGACGCCGTCCGTGCGGCCGAGATCGGGCGGCTCAGCGCGAGTTTCTACGGCTCGCCCCGCGTGACTCGCTCGGACCGCCTCCGGTTCCTCCGGGCGTACCTGGGCTGGAACCTCCACGGCCGCGGGGATTGGAAACGGTGGTGGGTGGTGGTCGACACGGCCACACGGGTGAAAGTAGCCAAGAACGAGCGCACGGGCCGCCCGCTGGCGTGA
- a CDS encoding recombinase family protein, translating to MLPFVLTDFSVSEMIVLRRIALSKDPDILFLLKLLEGEVEARKRLEERLENPEENYPDDDENNEEDQSRRKPGRKPYGEREGEPEIIAKILRFRQMRNPYNKIAQILNKQGIRTRNNKLWRAQQIKDICTRAGRKK from the coding sequence ATGCTCCCATTCGTTCTGACAGATTTCTCTGTATCTGAGATGATCGTTTTGCGCCGAATAGCGCTGAGCAAAGATCCGGATATTTTGTTTCTGTTAAAATTGTTAGAAGGAGAGGTGGAGGCCAGAAAACGGCTTGAGGAAAGGCTAGAAAATCCTGAAGAAAATTACCCAGACGACGACGAGAATAATGAAGAGGATCAATCTCGTCGTAAGCCAGGTCGCAAGCCATACGGCGAAAGAGAGGGAGAACCAGAAATAATTGCAAAAATATTGCGATTCAGGCAAATGCGCAATCCTTACAATAAAATTGCGCAAATACTTAACAAACAAGGCATTAGAACGAGAAACAACAAACTTTGGCGGGCGCAACAGATAAAAGATATCTGTACTCGCGCTGGGAGAAAAAAGTAA
- a CDS encoding purine-nucleoside phosphorylase, which yields MTPLFEQIQEATAAVRTKWRGSPTVGIILGTGLGKLADDIKAEATIPYEAIPYFPRSTSPSHKGQLVCGELAGKTVVAMEGRFHLYEGYTPQEVTFPVRVMKALGCESLIVSNACGGMNPQYRRADIMLIEDHINLLGVNPLTGPNDDRLGDRFPDMCYPYDRELLELAYKVGVEEKLGVQQGVYVAVTGPNLETRAEYRFLRTIGADVVGMSTVPEVIVAVHAKMRVLGLSVVTDLCLPDALRPVSLDEIFAAAHEAEPKLRTLVQRVVARM from the coding sequence ATGACGCCGCTGTTCGAGCAGATTCAGGAAGCGACCGCCGCCGTCCGCACGAAATGGCGTGGCAGCCCGACCGTCGGGATCATCCTCGGCACCGGACTGGGCAAACTCGCGGACGACATCAAGGCCGAAGCCACCATCCCTTACGAAGCCATCCCCTATTTCCCGCGCTCGACCTCTCCGTCCCACAAGGGCCAACTCGTCTGCGGCGAGTTGGCGGGCAAGACGGTCGTGGCGATGGAGGGGCGATTTCACCTTTATGAAGGGTATACGCCGCAGGAAGTTACGTTTCCCGTCCGGGTGATGAAGGCCCTCGGCTGTGAGTCGTTGATCGTGAGCAATGCTTGCGGCGGGATGAACCCGCAGTACCGTCGTGCCGACATCATGCTCATCGAAGACCACATCAACCTTCTCGGCGTCAACCCGCTCACCGGCCCGAACGATGACCGGCTCGGCGACCGCTTCCCAGACATGTGCTACCCCTACGACCGGGAGCTGCTGGAACTGGCGTACAAAGTCGGCGTCGAGGAGAAACTGGGCGTCCAGCAGGGCGTGTACGTGGCCGTTACGGGGCCGAACCTCGAAACGCGGGCCGAGTACCGCTTCCTCCGGACTATTGGTGCGGACGTGGTCGGCATGTCCACGGTGCCCGAGGTGATCGTCGCCGTCCACGCGAAGATGCGTGTCCTCGGGCTGTCGGTCGTGACCGACCTGTGCCTGCCGGACGCCCTCCGCCCGGTCAGCCTGGACGAGATCTTCGCCGCGGCTCACGAAGCCGAACCCAAACTGCGAACGCTGGTGCAGCGGGTGGTCGCCCGGATGTAG
- a CDS encoding sigma-70 family RNA polymerase sigma factor has product MAMLPTSMIPSAAARSRSMMVAVVLGTALTAGGSKGAPTAPLKQANVTAPQDLTPEAVKDITKYCQVCWRNARLPMDRWDDCTQQVFARLLERVPQGQWTAMLNTEGDERREFFRAIDAVKKRTQRARRYVDLSPDHADDRNRAADHVRDQWETVDRAARDVLSPRQQRIVELAAGGWAVPEIAVELGTTPERVSDEKYKAIRKLRTHLGVDA; this is encoded by the coding sequence ATGGCTATGTTACCGACAAGCATGATCCCCTCGGCCGCAGCCCGATCGCGGTCGATGATGGTGGCGGTTGTCCTCGGTACGGCTCTGACGGCCGGCGGCAGCAAGGGAGCGCCAACCGCTCCGCTGAAGCAGGCTAACGTCACCGCACCACAGGACTTAACTCCTGAGGCCGTCAAGGACATCACCAAATATTGCCAGGTCTGCTGGCGGAACGCCCGGCTGCCGATGGACCGGTGGGACGATTGTACCCAGCAGGTCTTCGCCCGGTTGCTCGAGCGCGTCCCGCAGGGCCAGTGGACGGCGATGTTGAACACCGAGGGCGACGAACGACGAGAGTTCTTCCGCGCGATCGACGCCGTGAAGAAGCGGACGCAACGGGCGCGTCGGTACGTCGACCTGTCCCCGGACCACGCCGACGACCGCAACCGCGCCGCCGACCACGTTCGCGACCAGTGGGAAACCGTCGACCGGGCAGCTCGCGACGTTCTCAGTCCGCGCCAACAGCGAATCGTTGAGCTGGCGGCCGGCGGCTGGGCGGTGCCCGAAATCGCCGTCGAACTCGGCACGACCCCGGAACGAGTCAGCGACGAGAAGTACAAGGCGATTCGCAAGTTGCGCACGCATTTGGGCGTCGACGCATAA
- a CDS encoding DinB family protein, with the protein MPTPAELADAYLSGAAQLRAAVAGMTRDQLLARPIAGKWSTLEVVCHLADFDPIIADRIRRIIALEKPLMIGADENAFAKQLAYHERDVEEELAVVEATRKSMARILRQLPAEALQRVGVHSERGLLTLEQVIVLGTRHIPNHLAFVAEKKKALGIA; encoded by the coding sequence ATGCCCACACCCGCCGAACTGGCCGATGCTTACCTCTCTGGAGCCGCGCAACTCCGCGCTGCGGTCGCGGGGATGACCCGCGACCAGCTCCTCGCCCGCCCAATCGCCGGGAAGTGGAGTACGCTCGAAGTCGTTTGCCACCTGGCGGATTTCGACCCGATTATTGCCGACCGGATTCGGCGGATCATCGCGCTCGAAAAGCCACTCATGATAGGAGCCGACGAAAACGCGTTCGCGAAACAGCTCGCGTATCACGAGCGCGACGTCGAAGAGGAACTCGCGGTAGTCGAGGCCACCCGAAAGTCGATGGCCCGTATCCTCCGGCAGTTGCCTGCCGAGGCACTACAACGGGTTGGCGTCCACAGCGAACGTGGCTTGCTCACACTGGAGCAGGTCATCGTCCTGGGAACCCGCCACATCCCGAATCACCTGGCATTCGTGGCCGAGAAGAAGAAGGCACTCGGCATCGCGTAG